A stretch of Aphelocoma coerulescens isolate FSJ_1873_10779 chromosome 1A, UR_Acoe_1.0, whole genome shotgun sequence DNA encodes these proteins:
- the LOC138104796 gene encoding zinc finger protein 502-like isoform X2 has product MEVWECKDSGKAHISKVILAGDKLDPPMCGNSAIWIQQAGGKTYKCPECGKSFSRSSYLSQHQRIHLSEKPFGCSECGKSFTRNSDLIKHQRIHTGEKPYQCSECKKTFSQRSNVIRHQRTHTGERHYLCNECGKSFSQNSHLIVHQRSHKGEKPFNCPRCEKSFSDRSSLIIHRRVHTGEKPHKCQECGKRFRDSSAIIRHQRIHTGEKPYECTECGKTFRQSSSLVTHMRTHTGERPYKCPVCGKGFSQSSALTTHHRIHGRKALPMCHGGLLPSPFQCTECGRRCSDRSTLAKHQSLHTEERPYICVECGDSFRRSSALNVHLRIHRGERPYKCEECGKTFRHSSALGAHLRIHTGTKPYECVECGKTFRKSSTLKVHLKIHTAKKPYKCLVGKKMLTSCSLLP; this is encoded by the coding sequence ATGGAAGTCTGGGAGTGCAAGGACAGTGGTAAAGCCCACATCAGCAAGGTTATCCTTGCTGGGGACAAGCTGGACCCACCCATGTGTGGGAACAGTGCCATTTGGATTCAGCAGGCGGGGGGGAAAACCTACAAGTGtcccgagtgtgggaagagcttcagccggaGTTCGTACCTGAGCcagcaccagaggatccaccTGTCAGAGAAACCCTTTGGCTGCTCCGAATGTGGGAAGAGTTTCACCCGCAATTCAGACCTGatcaaacaccagcggatccaCACAGGGGAGAAGCCCTACCAGTGCAGCGAGTGCAAGAAGACCTTCAGCCAGAGGTCCAACGTGATCAGGCACCAGCGCACCCACACAGGAGAGAGGCACTACCTGTGCAatgaatgtgggaagagcttcagccagaacTCGCATCTCATTGTCCACCAGCGAAGCCACAAGGGTGAGAAACCCTTTAATTGCCCCCGGTGTGAGAAAAGCTTCAGCGACCGCTCCTCCCTGATCATACATCGGAGGGTCCACACCGgagagaagccccacaagtgccagGAGTGTGGGAAGCGTTTCCGGGACAGCTCAGCCATCATTCGGCATCAGAGGATTCACACAGGAGAGAAACCCTACGAGTGTACAGAGTGTGGGAAGACCTTCCGGCAGAGCTCCTCACTGGTGACCCACATGCGAACACACACGGGTGAGAGGCCCTACAAGTGCCCTGTGTGCGGAAAaggcttcagccagagctcggCGCTCACCACTCACCACCGGATCCATGGGAGAAAAGCCTTGCCCATGTGCCACGGCGgcctcctgcccagccccttccagtgTACTGAGTGTGGCCGGAGGTGCAGTGACCGCTCCACTCTGGCCAAGCACCAGAGCCTGCACACCGAGGAGCGGCCCTACATCTGCGTGGAGTGTGGGGACAGCTTCCGCCGGAGCTCGGCTCTCAACGTGCACCTGAGGATCCACCGCGGTGAGAGACCCTACAAGTGTGAGGAGTGTGGGAAAACGTTCCGGCACAGCTCAGCCCTCGGTGCCCACCTGAGGATCCACACGGGAACCAAGCCCTATGAGTGTGTCGAGTGTGGGAAAACCTTCCGGAAAAGCTCAACACTTAAAGTGCATTTGAAAATCCACACGGCTAAGAAACCTTATAAATGTCTGGTGGGTAAAAAAATGCTCACCTCCTGCTCACTTCTGCCATAA
- the LOC138104796 gene encoding zinc finger protein 502-like isoform X1, producing MGDMQKGSLHQELHQESSMRAKLHLFPSRKLTGDSLQDADQRQDHKQELEIENEIETYFPKRQGIVPPYGMEVWECKDSGKAHISKVILAGDKLDPPMCGNSAIWIQQAGGKTYKCPECGKSFSRSSYLSQHQRIHLSEKPFGCSECGKSFTRNSDLIKHQRIHTGEKPYQCSECKKTFSQRSNVIRHQRTHTGERHYLCNECGKSFSQNSHLIVHQRSHKGEKPFNCPRCEKSFSDRSSLIIHRRVHTGEKPHKCQECGKRFRDSSAIIRHQRIHTGEKPYECTECGKTFRQSSSLVTHMRTHTGERPYKCPVCGKGFSQSSALTTHHRIHGRKALPMCHGGLLPSPFQCTECGRRCSDRSTLAKHQSLHTEERPYICVECGDSFRRSSALNVHLRIHRGERPYKCEECGKTFRHSSALGAHLRIHTGTKPYECVECGKTFRKSSTLKVHLKIHTAKKPYKCLVGKKMLTSCSLLP from the coding sequence ATGGGTGACATGCAGAAGGGCAGCCTTCATCAGGAACTTCATCAGGAAAGTTCAATGAGAGCTAAACTCCATCTGTTCCCCTCCAGGAAGCTCACAGGAGATTCCCTCCAGGACGCTGATCAAAGACAGGACCACAAGCAGGAGCTGGAAATAGAAAATGAGATAGAGACGTATTTTCCAAAGAGACAAGGAATAGTACCTCCTTATGGGATGGAAGTCTGGGAGTGCAAGGACAGTGGTAAAGCCCACATCAGCAAGGTTATCCTTGCTGGGGACAAGCTGGACCCACCCATGTGTGGGAACAGTGCCATTTGGATTCAGCAGGCGGGGGGGAAAACCTACAAGTGtcccgagtgtgggaagagcttcagccggaGTTCGTACCTGAGCcagcaccagaggatccaccTGTCAGAGAAACCCTTTGGCTGCTCCGAATGTGGGAAGAGTTTCACCCGCAATTCAGACCTGatcaaacaccagcggatccaCACAGGGGAGAAGCCCTACCAGTGCAGCGAGTGCAAGAAGACCTTCAGCCAGAGGTCCAACGTGATCAGGCACCAGCGCACCCACACAGGAGAGAGGCACTACCTGTGCAatgaatgtgggaagagcttcagccagaacTCGCATCTCATTGTCCACCAGCGAAGCCACAAGGGTGAGAAACCCTTTAATTGCCCCCGGTGTGAGAAAAGCTTCAGCGACCGCTCCTCCCTGATCATACATCGGAGGGTCCACACCGgagagaagccccacaagtgccagGAGTGTGGGAAGCGTTTCCGGGACAGCTCAGCCATCATTCGGCATCAGAGGATTCACACAGGAGAGAAACCCTACGAGTGTACAGAGTGTGGGAAGACCTTCCGGCAGAGCTCCTCACTGGTGACCCACATGCGAACACACACGGGTGAGAGGCCCTACAAGTGCCCTGTGTGCGGAAAaggcttcagccagagctcggCGCTCACCACTCACCACCGGATCCATGGGAGAAAAGCCTTGCCCATGTGCCACGGCGgcctcctgcccagccccttccagtgTACTGAGTGTGGCCGGAGGTGCAGTGACCGCTCCACTCTGGCCAAGCACCAGAGCCTGCACACCGAGGAGCGGCCCTACATCTGCGTGGAGTGTGGGGACAGCTTCCGCCGGAGCTCGGCTCTCAACGTGCACCTGAGGATCCACCGCGGTGAGAGACCCTACAAGTGTGAGGAGTGTGGGAAAACGTTCCGGCACAGCTCAGCCCTCGGTGCCCACCTGAGGATCCACACGGGAACCAAGCCCTATGAGTGTGTCGAGTGTGGGAAAACCTTCCGGAAAAGCTCAACACTTAAAGTGCATTTGAAAATCCACACGGCTAAGAAACCTTATAAATGTCTGGTGGGTAAAAAAATGCTCACCTCCTGCTCACTTCTGCCATAA
- the DDX11 gene encoding ATP-dependent DNA helicase DDX11 isoform X2 — translation MASGGAAAGRFPFPYTPYRIQEQFMEALYGALEAGRVGIFESPTGTGKSLSLICGALSWLRDWEEKRRQEETRLLALGASGKDGLTPQQARPGSADAAGEPDWVTAFVQKKEERDMVDRLKEEQIRRKKREDHLEKIRHNVQLKYAAKRKRCEEDEAKRLLQLSKEALPQGAGEGVLDQLDHNEEELILAEYESDDEKKVVSGLEEDDDDLEEEHVTKIYYCSRTHSQLSQFVREVQKSPFGKDTRLVSLGSRQNLCVNEEVRRLGALQLINDRCMEMQKNKHEKKSDEVNEGKKRRVSRTVCPFYSYEQMQFLRDEVLVEVKDIEQLVSLGRETEACPYYGSRFAIPAAQLVVLPYQMLLHEPTRNAAGIKLKDQVVIIDEAHNLIDTITCIHSAEVSGSQLCCAHSQLSQYMERYRKHLKAKNLMYIKQILYLLERFVAMLGGNVNQNPGCQAVSQTGTVLKSINDFLFQSQIDNINLFKVQRYCEKSLISRKLFGFVERYGHPASAVKTNKENQTLAGLQNFLLTLQQGSDKEGTPQSPPLEAEHDHLRTASPLMQIEGFLSALTNANQDGRVILSRQGTVGQSSLKFLLLNPAVHFAKVVEECRAVIIAGGTMQPVADFREQLLCCAGVDPAHVVEFSCGHVIPPENILPIILCSGPSNQQLEFTYQTRDLPQMMDETGRILCNLCNVIPGGVVCFFPSYEYEKQVYGHWEKTGLLSRLAAKKKIFQEPKKANQVEQVLVEYAKCIKRCSQTGGQMTGALLLSVVGGKMSEGINFSDDLGRCVIMVGMPYPNIKSPELQEKMTWLDKRMPRAAGQAPSRVLTENLCMKAVNQSIGRAIRHQKDFASILLLDHRYARPAIFNKLPQWIRERTQVKPAFGSAFAELRKFYRGKLDAL, via the exons ATGGCgagcggcggggcggcggcgggccgGTTCCCGTTCCCCTACACTCCGTACCGCATCCAGGAGCAGTTCATGGAGGCGCTGTATGGCGCGCTGGAGGCCGGCCGGGTCGGCATCTTCGAGAGCCCCACGGGCACG GGAAAATCTCTGAGCCTCATCTGCGGGGCCCTGTCCTGGCTCCGGGACTGGGAGGAGAAGCGGCGGCAGGAGGAGACGCGGCTGCTGGCGCTGGGGGCCAGCGGGAAGGACGGGCTGACCCCGCAGCAGGCACGGCCGGGCAGCGCGGACGCGGCCGGGGAGCCGGACTGGGTCACGGCCTTCgtgcagaagaaggaggagcgGGACATGGTAGACAGGCTAAAG GAAGAGCAGATCAGAAGGAAAAAGCGAGAAGATCATCTTGAGAAAATTCGGCATAACGTGCAGTTAAAATACGCAGCAAAAAGGAAG AGATGCGAGGAGGATGAGGCAAAGCGCCTTCTTCAGCTCAGCAAGGAGGCTCTTCCacagggagctggagagggtGTTCTAGACCAGCTGGATCACAATGAGGAGGAGTTGATTCTTGCTGAATATGAGAGTGATGACGAAAAGAAAGTGGTATCTGG gcTGGAAGAAGACGATGATGATTTGGAAGAGGAGCATGTGACTAAG ATCTACTACTGCAGCCGCACTCACTCCCAGCTGTCCCAGTTTGTGCGCGAGGTGCAGAAAAGTCCTTTTGGCAAAGACACGCGTCTGGTCTCCTTGGGATCCAGGCAG AACCTGTGTGTGAATGAGGAGGTGCGACGCCTGGGTGCTCTCCAGCTCATCAATGACCGCTGCATGGAGATGCAAAAGAACAAACATG AAAAGAAGAGTGATGAGGTGaatgaggggaagaagagacGTGTGAGTCGCACGGTGTGCCCATTTTATTCCTATGAGCAAATGCAGTTTCTCCGTGATGAAGTTCTAGTGGAAGTGAAGGACATTGAGCAGTTGGTGTCCTTGGGAAGGGAGACCGAAGCCTGCCCATATTATGGGAGTCGATTCGCCATCCCTGCTGCTCAG CTGGTGGTGCTGCCCTATCAGATGCTTTTGCATGAGCCTACCAGGAATGCTGCCGGGATCAAGCTGAAGGACCAGGTTGTGATCATTGACGAGGCCCACAACCTCATAGACACCATCACCTGTATCCATAGTGCTGAGGTCAGCGGCTCTCAG CTGTGCTGTGCCCACTCCCAGCTGTCACAGTACATGGAGAGATACAG GAAACATTTGAAGGCAAAGAACTTGATGTACATTAAGCAGATCCTGTATTTACTGGAGCGGTTTGTGGCCATGCTGGGAG GTAATGTGAACCAGAATCCTGGATGTCAGGCAGTTTCCCAAACAG GGACAGTGCTAAAATCCATCAATGACTTTCTATTTCAGAGCCAGATTGACAATATCAACCTCTTCAAG GTTCAGCGTTACTGTGAGAAGAGCCTCATCAGCAGGAAG CTTTTTGGGTTTGTGGAGCGATATGGGCATCCTGCCTCAGCTGTGAAGACCAACAAGGAGAACCAGACGCTGGCTGGTTTGCAGAACTTTCTTCTGACCCTTCAGCAGGGATCTGATAAAGAGG GTACCCCCCAGAGCCCTCCCCTGGAGGCTGAGCACGACCATCTCCGAACTGCCTCTCCACTGATGCAGATTGAAGGATTTCTCTCGGCCCTTACAAATGCAAACCAAGATGGCAGAGTCATTCTCAGCAGGCAAG gCACAGTTGGTCAGAGCAGCCTCAAATTCCTCTTGCTGAATCCAGCTGTCCACTTTGCCAAGGTTGTGGAAGAATGCCGTGCTGTCATCATTGCTGGAGGCACTATGCAGCCG GTGGCTGATTTCcgagagcagctgctgtgctgtgctggcgTGGACCCTGCCCATGTCGTGGAGTTCTCCTGTG GACATGTGATTCctccagaaaatattttaccCATCATCCTCTGCAGTGGTCCTTCCAACCAGCAGCTGGAGTTCACCTACCAGACCAGAGACCTGCCCCAGATG ATGGATGAGACAGGTCGAATCCTTTGCAACCTGTGCAATGTGATCCCAGGAGGTGTGGTGTGCTTCTTCCCATCCTATGAATATGAGAAGCAGGTGTACGGACACTGGGAGAAGACGGGGCTGCTCTCCCGCCTTGCAGCCAAGAAGAAG ATCTTTCAGGAGCCTAAGAAAGCCAACCAGGTGGAGCAGGTGTTGGTGGAATATGCCAAGTGCATAAAG CGCTGCAGCCAGACAGGAGGACAGATGACAGGGGCCCTGCTGCTTTCGGTAGTTGGAGGCAAAATGAGTGAAGGGATCAATTTCTCCGATGACCTGGGAAG GTGTGTGATTATGGTGGGAATGCCTTACCCCAACATTAAAtctccagagctccaggaaaAAATGACTTGGCTTGACAAAAGAATG cccagagctgctggccaGGCACCGAGCAGAGTGCTGACTGAAAACCTGTGCATGAAGGCAGTGAACCAGTCAATAG GCAGAGCCATTCGCCATCAGAAGGACTTTGCAAGCATCCTGCTCCTGGACCACAGGTACGCACGCCCTGCCATCTTTAACAAACTGCCCCAGTGGATCAGGGAGAGGACCCAGGTGAAACCTGCCTTTGGATCAGCGTTTGCTGAGTTAAGAAAG TTCTATCGAGGCAAGTTGGATGCTTTGTGA
- the DDX11 gene encoding ATP-dependent DNA helicase DDX11 isoform X1 — MASGGAAAGRFPFPYTPYRIQEQFMEALYGALEAGRVGIFESPTGTGKSLSLICGALSWLRDWEEKRRQEETRLLALGASGKDGLTPQQARPGSADAAGEPDWVTAFVQKKEERDMVDRLKEEQIRRKKREDHLEKIRHNVQLKYAAKRKRCEEDEAKRLLQLSKEALPQGAGEGVLDQLDHNEEELILAEYESDDEKKVVSGLEEDDDDLEEEHVTKIYYCSRTHSQLSQFVREVQKSPFGKDTRLVSLGSRQNLCVNEEVRRLGALQLINDRCMEMQKNKHEKKSDEVNEGKKRRVSRTVCPFYSYEQMQFLRDEVLVEVKDIEQLVSLGRETEACPYYGSRFAIPAAQLVVLPYQMLLHEPTRNAAGIKLKDQVVIIDEAHNLIDTITCIHSAEVSGSQLCCAHSQLSQYMERYRKHLKAKNLMYIKQILYLLERFVAMLGGNVNQNPGCQAVSQTGTVLKSINDFLFQSQIDNINLFKVQRYCEKSLISRKLFGFVERYGHPASAVKTNKENQTLAGLQNFLLTLQQGSDKEAGTPQSPPLEAEHDHLRTASPLMQIEGFLSALTNANQDGRVILSRQGTVGQSSLKFLLLNPAVHFAKVVEECRAVIIAGGTMQPVADFREQLLCCAGVDPAHVVEFSCGHVIPPENILPIILCSGPSNQQLEFTYQTRDLPQMMDETGRILCNLCNVIPGGVVCFFPSYEYEKQVYGHWEKTGLLSRLAAKKKIFQEPKKANQVEQVLVEYAKCIKRCSQTGGQMTGALLLSVVGGKMSEGINFSDDLGRCVIMVGMPYPNIKSPELQEKMTWLDKRMPRAAGQAPSRVLTENLCMKAVNQSIGRAIRHQKDFASILLLDHRYARPAIFNKLPQWIRERTQVKPAFGSAFAELRKFYRGKLDAL, encoded by the exons ATGGCgagcggcggggcggcggcgggccgGTTCCCGTTCCCCTACACTCCGTACCGCATCCAGGAGCAGTTCATGGAGGCGCTGTATGGCGCGCTGGAGGCCGGCCGGGTCGGCATCTTCGAGAGCCCCACGGGCACG GGAAAATCTCTGAGCCTCATCTGCGGGGCCCTGTCCTGGCTCCGGGACTGGGAGGAGAAGCGGCGGCAGGAGGAGACGCGGCTGCTGGCGCTGGGGGCCAGCGGGAAGGACGGGCTGACCCCGCAGCAGGCACGGCCGGGCAGCGCGGACGCGGCCGGGGAGCCGGACTGGGTCACGGCCTTCgtgcagaagaaggaggagcgGGACATGGTAGACAGGCTAAAG GAAGAGCAGATCAGAAGGAAAAAGCGAGAAGATCATCTTGAGAAAATTCGGCATAACGTGCAGTTAAAATACGCAGCAAAAAGGAAG AGATGCGAGGAGGATGAGGCAAAGCGCCTTCTTCAGCTCAGCAAGGAGGCTCTTCCacagggagctggagagggtGTTCTAGACCAGCTGGATCACAATGAGGAGGAGTTGATTCTTGCTGAATATGAGAGTGATGACGAAAAGAAAGTGGTATCTGG gcTGGAAGAAGACGATGATGATTTGGAAGAGGAGCATGTGACTAAG ATCTACTACTGCAGCCGCACTCACTCCCAGCTGTCCCAGTTTGTGCGCGAGGTGCAGAAAAGTCCTTTTGGCAAAGACACGCGTCTGGTCTCCTTGGGATCCAGGCAG AACCTGTGTGTGAATGAGGAGGTGCGACGCCTGGGTGCTCTCCAGCTCATCAATGACCGCTGCATGGAGATGCAAAAGAACAAACATG AAAAGAAGAGTGATGAGGTGaatgaggggaagaagagacGTGTGAGTCGCACGGTGTGCCCATTTTATTCCTATGAGCAAATGCAGTTTCTCCGTGATGAAGTTCTAGTGGAAGTGAAGGACATTGAGCAGTTGGTGTCCTTGGGAAGGGAGACCGAAGCCTGCCCATATTATGGGAGTCGATTCGCCATCCCTGCTGCTCAG CTGGTGGTGCTGCCCTATCAGATGCTTTTGCATGAGCCTACCAGGAATGCTGCCGGGATCAAGCTGAAGGACCAGGTTGTGATCATTGACGAGGCCCACAACCTCATAGACACCATCACCTGTATCCATAGTGCTGAGGTCAGCGGCTCTCAG CTGTGCTGTGCCCACTCCCAGCTGTCACAGTACATGGAGAGATACAG GAAACATTTGAAGGCAAAGAACTTGATGTACATTAAGCAGATCCTGTATTTACTGGAGCGGTTTGTGGCCATGCTGGGAG GTAATGTGAACCAGAATCCTGGATGTCAGGCAGTTTCCCAAACAG GGACAGTGCTAAAATCCATCAATGACTTTCTATTTCAGAGCCAGATTGACAATATCAACCTCTTCAAG GTTCAGCGTTACTGTGAGAAGAGCCTCATCAGCAGGAAG CTTTTTGGGTTTGTGGAGCGATATGGGCATCCTGCCTCAGCTGTGAAGACCAACAAGGAGAACCAGACGCTGGCTGGTTTGCAGAACTTTCTTCTGACCCTTCAGCAGGGATCTGATAAAGAGG CAGGTACCCCCCAGAGCCCTCCCCTGGAGGCTGAGCACGACCATCTCCGAACTGCCTCTCCACTGATGCAGATTGAAGGATTTCTCTCGGCCCTTACAAATGCAAACCAAGATGGCAGAGTCATTCTCAGCAGGCAAG gCACAGTTGGTCAGAGCAGCCTCAAATTCCTCTTGCTGAATCCAGCTGTCCACTTTGCCAAGGTTGTGGAAGAATGCCGTGCTGTCATCATTGCTGGAGGCACTATGCAGCCG GTGGCTGATTTCcgagagcagctgctgtgctgtgctggcgTGGACCCTGCCCATGTCGTGGAGTTCTCCTGTG GACATGTGATTCctccagaaaatattttaccCATCATCCTCTGCAGTGGTCCTTCCAACCAGCAGCTGGAGTTCACCTACCAGACCAGAGACCTGCCCCAGATG ATGGATGAGACAGGTCGAATCCTTTGCAACCTGTGCAATGTGATCCCAGGAGGTGTGGTGTGCTTCTTCCCATCCTATGAATATGAGAAGCAGGTGTACGGACACTGGGAGAAGACGGGGCTGCTCTCCCGCCTTGCAGCCAAGAAGAAG ATCTTTCAGGAGCCTAAGAAAGCCAACCAGGTGGAGCAGGTGTTGGTGGAATATGCCAAGTGCATAAAG CGCTGCAGCCAGACAGGAGGACAGATGACAGGGGCCCTGCTGCTTTCGGTAGTTGGAGGCAAAATGAGTGAAGGGATCAATTTCTCCGATGACCTGGGAAG GTGTGTGATTATGGTGGGAATGCCTTACCCCAACATTAAAtctccagagctccaggaaaAAATGACTTGGCTTGACAAAAGAATG cccagagctgctggccaGGCACCGAGCAGAGTGCTGACTGAAAACCTGTGCATGAAGGCAGTGAACCAGTCAATAG GCAGAGCCATTCGCCATCAGAAGGACTTTGCAAGCATCCTGCTCCTGGACCACAGGTACGCACGCCCTGCCATCTTTAACAAACTGCCCCAGTGGATCAGGGAGAGGACCCAGGTGAAACCTGCCTTTGGATCAGCGTTTGCTGAGTTAAGAAAG TTCTATCGAGGCAAGTTGGATGCTTTGTGA